The Solibacillus sp. FSL R7-0682 genome includes a window with the following:
- the pckA gene encoding phosphoenolpyruvate carboxykinase (ATP), producing MNSVEIANELKELLNGDNINTQLSVPQLVEKATSRGEAMLTVDGAIAAETGKYTGRSPKDKYMVEEDGSKDKIDWGKVNRPISSEVFDNLYIKVINYLKERDELFVFNGFAGADKDSQLSIKVINEYAWHNLFCHQLFIRPTAEELASHVADFTIVSAPNFKANPEVDGTGSETFIITSLEKKIILIGGTEYAGEMKKSIFGIMNYLLPEQGIFPMHCSANVGEEGDVALFFGLSGTGKTTLSADADRKLIGDDEHGWSDNGVFNIEGGCYAKTINLSAEKEPEIYNAIKFGSVLENVVVNPETRVCDYDNGSLTENTRVAYPIDYIDNIVLPSVAGHPKTIIFLTADAFGVLPPISKLTKEQAMYHFLSGFTSKLAGTERGVTEPEPVFSTCFGSPFLPLPATVYAEQLGKKIDEHGSQVFLVNTGWTGGEYGVGNRMKLSYTRTMVRAAIDGKLNDVETTQDGVFGLNIPVAVEGVPTEVLNPRDAWSDKAAYDKKAAELAHLFKNNFTKFANVDEAIVKKGGPLA from the coding sequence ATGAATTCGGTAGAAATTGCTAACGAGCTGAAAGAACTTTTAAACGGGGATAATATTAACACACAACTATCCGTTCCACAACTAGTTGAAAAAGCAACATCACGTGGAGAAGCAATGTTAACTGTTGACGGTGCAATCGCAGCTGAAACTGGAAAGTATACTGGTCGTTCCCCTAAAGATAAATATATGGTTGAAGAAGATGGATCAAAAGACAAAATCGACTGGGGTAAAGTAAACCGACCGATTTCATCTGAAGTATTCGACAATTTATACATTAAAGTTATTAATTACTTAAAAGAACGCGACGAACTGTTTGTTTTTAATGGTTTTGCAGGTGCCGACAAAGATTCACAATTATCGATAAAAGTCATCAATGAATATGCTTGGCATAACCTATTCTGTCATCAATTATTCATCCGTCCAACAGCAGAAGAATTAGCTTCACATGTTGCAGATTTCACAATTGTATCTGCACCTAACTTCAAAGCAAATCCAGAAGTTGATGGTACCGGTTCTGAAACATTCATCATAACATCTTTAGAAAAGAAAATCATCTTAATTGGTGGTACTGAGTATGCAGGTGAAATGAAAAAATCAATTTTCGGCATCATGAACTACTTATTACCAGAGCAAGGTATCTTCCCGATGCACTGTTCAGCAAACGTAGGTGAAGAAGGCGACGTAGCTTTATTCTTCGGTTTATCAGGTACTGGTAAAACGACTTTATCTGCTGATGCTGACCGTAAATTAATCGGTGATGATGAGCACGGCTGGTCTGACAACGGCGTATTCAATATCGAAGGTGGTTGCTATGCAAAAACAATCAACCTCTCTGCTGAAAAAGAGCCAGAAATTTATAATGCCATTAAATTTGGTTCTGTATTAGAAAACGTAGTAGTAAATCCAGAAACTCGTGTATGTGATTACGATAACGGTTCATTAACTGAAAATACTCGTGTGGCATATCCAATCGATTATATTGATAATATTGTATTACCATCTGTAGCAGGTCACCCAAAAACAATCATCTTCCTAACAGCAGATGCATTTGGGGTATTACCTCCTATTTCAAAATTAACAAAAGAGCAAGCAATGTACCACTTCCTAAGTGGTTTCACATCTAAATTAGCAGGTACTGAACGCGGTGTTACAGAACCAGAGCCAGTATTCTCTACATGCTTCGGTTCTCCATTCTTACCACTACCAGCAACTGTTTACGCTGAGCAATTAGGTAAGAAAATTGATGAGCATGGCTCACAAGTATTTTTAGTAAACACTGGTTGGACTGGTGGCGAATACGGTGTAGGTAACCGTATGAAACTTTCTTACACTCGTACAATGGTACGCGCTGCCATTGATGGCAAGTTAAATGACGTTGAAACGACACAAGATGGCGTATTCGGATTAAATATCCCAGTAGCAGTTGAAGGTGTTCCGACGGAGGTATTGAATCCTCGTGATGCTTGGTCAGACAAAGCAGCTTATGATAAAAAAGCAGCAGAGCTTGCACATTTATTCAAAAACAACTTCACGAAATTTGCTAATGTAGATGAAGCAATCGTGAAAAAAGGTGGTCCATTAGCATAA
- the metK gene encoding methionine adenosyltransferase, with protein MTNRRLFTSESVTEGHPDKICDQISDAILDAILAADPNARVACETTVTTGLVLVSGEITTSTYVDMKGIIRDTVAEIGYTRGKYGFDAENLAVLVAVGEQSPDIAQGVDQALEAREGSMTDEELEAIGAGDQGLMFGYACNETPELMPLPISLAHKLARRLAEVRKSGELDYLRPDGKTQVTIEYDENNQPVRVDTIVISTQHDEEATLEQIQSDMKEFVIKPVVPANLLDEATKYFINPTGRFVIGGPKGDAGLTGRKIIVDTYGGYARHGGGAFSGKDATKVDRSAAYAARYVAKNIVAAGLADRAEVQLAYAIGVAQPVSIAVDTFGTGKVGESQIVEWVRELFDLRPAGIIKMLDLRRPIYKQTAAYGHFGRTDLNVPWEKTDKAAELKVKAGL; from the coding sequence ATGACAAATCGTCGACTGTTTACATCAGAAAGTGTAACGGAAGGACATCCGGATAAAATTTGTGACCAAATTTCGGATGCTATTTTAGATGCCATTTTAGCAGCAGATCCAAATGCACGTGTAGCTTGTGAAACAACGGTAACAACAGGCTTAGTATTAGTATCTGGTGAAATTACAACTTCTACGTATGTAGATATGAAAGGAATTATCCGTGACACAGTAGCAGAAATTGGCTACACACGTGGTAAATATGGTTTTGATGCTGAAAACTTAGCTGTTCTTGTAGCAGTTGGAGAGCAATCTCCTGACATCGCGCAAGGTGTTGACCAGGCGCTCGAAGCTCGCGAAGGTTCAATGACAGATGAAGAGTTAGAAGCTATTGGTGCAGGAGACCAAGGGTTAATGTTTGGTTACGCTTGTAATGAAACACCAGAGCTTATGCCTCTACCAATTTCTTTAGCACATAAATTAGCACGTCGTTTAGCAGAAGTGCGAAAATCAGGTGAATTAGATTATTTACGTCCAGATGGTAAAACACAAGTAACAATTGAGTACGATGAAAACAACCAACCAGTACGTGTAGATACAATCGTTATTTCAACTCAACATGATGAAGAAGCGACATTAGAACAAATTCAATCAGATATGAAAGAGTTCGTTATTAAGCCGGTTGTACCAGCTAATCTTTTAGATGAAGCGACAAAATACTTTATCAACCCAACTGGCCGTTTTGTAATCGGTGGACCTAAAGGGGACGCAGGATTAACAGGTCGTAAAATTATCGTAGACACTTACGGTGGTTATGCACGTCACGGTGGTGGAGCATTCTCTGGTAAGGATGCAACAAAGGTTGACCGTTCAGCAGCTTATGCTGCACGTTATGTTGCCAAAAATATCGTAGCAGCAGGCTTAGCTGACCGTGCAGAAGTTCAATTAGCATATGCAATTGGTGTAGCACAACCAGTATCGATCGCAGTAGATACTTTCGGCACAGGGAAAGTGGGAGAAAGCCAAATCGTAGAATGGGTACGTGAGCTATTTGATTTACGTCCTGCAGGCATTATTAAAATGCTGGATTTACGACGTCCAATTTACAAACAAACTGCAGCATATGGTCATTTTGGACGTACGGACTTAAATGTTCCTTGGGAAAAAACAGACAAAGCAGCAGAATTAAAAGTTAAAGCGGGACTATAA
- a CDS encoding gamma carbonic anhydrase: MIYPYKDKTPSIHPSAFIADYATVTGDVSIGAETSIWFNTVIRGDVNKTIIGERVSIQDLSCLHQSPAFPLIIEDEVTIGHQVTLHSCTIKKRALIGMGSIILDGAEIGEGAFIGAGSLVPPGKKIPPNTLAMGRPAKVVREVTAEDRADMDRIIREYVEKGQYYKSLQK, encoded by the coding sequence ATGATTTACCCATATAAAGATAAAACTCCTTCGATTCACCCTTCTGCATTTATTGCAGACTATGCAACAGTTACTGGTGACGTTTCAATTGGTGCAGAAACATCCATTTGGTTCAATACTGTCATACGTGGCGATGTTAACAAGACAATAATTGGCGAGCGTGTTAGTATACAAGATTTATCATGTCTCCACCAAAGCCCTGCATTCCCGTTAATCATAGAAGATGAGGTAACAATTGGCCATCAAGTTACCTTACATAGCTGTACTATTAAGAAACGAGCGTTAATTGGAATGGGTTCCATCATTTTGGATGGTGCAGAAATCGGTGAGGGTGCCTTTATCGGCGCAGGTAGTCTTGTACCACCAGGAAAAAAAATCCCCCCAAATACATTAGCAATGGGGCGTCCAGCAAAGGTGGTCCGTGAAGTAACGGCCGAAGATCGCGCAGACATGGATCGTATTATTCGTGAATACGTAGAAAAAGGACAATACTATAAATCATTACAAAAGTAA
- a CDS encoding alpha/beta hydrolase — MWRWEAEGQPKAVVAILHSAYENHRWYAWLIEKFRSAGFHVVMGDLPGHGDQAKYARYHEEDFKEYFTYTKILLKVALEYNLPLFIVGNGLGSTIAMQVLQKNKTEYAGVILTSPWLHLKLTPGKLSNALSSFSAITSNVKLKHEINLQHFSRNTDVLMELKENLPLNSMVTVKWYREWQQLTRTFRDPEYKFPNIPLLVMTGENDKLTDISITKKWLLQQSLSEFHYKEWHGCLHSLYFELEREDVFQYTIDFINNVLRNLGYIIE, encoded by the coding sequence ATGTGGAGATGGGAAGCTGAAGGGCAACCGAAAGCAGTAGTAGCAATTCTTCATAGTGCATATGAAAATCATCGCTGGTACGCATGGTTAATTGAGAAGTTTCGAAGTGCGGGTTTTCATGTCGTTATGGGTGATTTACCCGGTCATGGAGATCAAGCGAAATATGCTAGATACCACGAAGAAGACTTTAAGGAATATTTTACATATACTAAAATATTATTAAAAGTAGCACTTGAATATAATTTACCACTTTTTATTGTTGGAAATGGATTAGGGAGTACAATTGCGATGCAAGTACTTCAAAAAAATAAAACCGAATATGCAGGTGTCATATTGACGTCACCTTGGCTCCATTTAAAATTGACACCAGGTAAATTATCGAACGCTCTATCAAGTTTTAGTGCCATAACTTCAAACGTAAAATTAAAGCATGAAATAAATTTACAACACTTTTCAAGAAATACAGATGTATTAATGGAACTAAAGGAAAATTTACCGCTTAATAGTATGGTAACGGTGAAATGGTACCGGGAGTGGCAACAGCTAACACGTACTTTCCGTGATCCAGAATATAAATTTCCTAATATCCCGCTGCTAGTCATGACAGGCGAAAATGATAAATTAACAGATATATCCATTACAAAAAAATGGTTACTTCAACAATCATTATCTGAGTTTCACTATAAAGAATGGCATGGCTGTCTACATAGTCTCTATTTCGAATTAGAAAGAGAAGATGTTTTTCAATATACTATTGACTTTATTAATAATGTTTTACGGAATTTAGGCTATATAATTGAATGA
- a CDS encoding alanine/glycine:cation symporter family protein gives MDFINDFVNWANGILWGPVMIYGILIVGLFFSILTKFAQVRLIKDMFKLMFKGQKSDAGVSSFQAMSIALSGRVGTGNIIGTASAIAFGGPGAVFWMWVTAFIGASTAYMESTLAQIYKEKKDGQYRGGPAFYIEKSTGIRALGVVFAIAMILSVAILMPGVQANAIAGAVDNAFGIDPWITGLVTVVLLGIIIFGGIKRIANVAQILVPFMALAYLLVAFIIILMNFSAVPDVLGLIFRSAFSQDAVFGGMIGSAIFWGVKRAIYSNEAGQGTGAHPAAAAEVSHPAKQGLVQAASIYIDTLLVCSATALMILFMGTYNVHDGSQDGPLIEAKMDETITYTGFTQAAVNDAFPSLNNFGSGFVAISLFLFAFTTLMAYYYIAETNVSYMLKGRTEKIGIFIMKFVLLASAFYGTVKTSDLAWAFGDVGLGLTVWINVIMMLFIMKPALIALKDYEQQKKEGKDPVFDPIKLGIKNADFWETYKK, from the coding sequence ATGGATTTTATTAATGATTTTGTAAACTGGGCTAACGGTATATTATGGGGTCCAGTCATGATTTACGGAATTTTAATCGTTGGATTATTCTTCTCGATTCTGACAAAATTTGCTCAAGTTCGTTTAATTAAAGACATGTTTAAACTTATGTTCAAGGGACAAAAATCAGATGCGGGTGTATCTTCATTCCAAGCGATGTCGATTGCCTTATCAGGTCGTGTTGGTACGGGGAACATTATTGGTACAGCTTCTGCGATTGCATTTGGTGGACCGGGGGCAGTTTTTTGGATGTGGGTTACTGCATTCATCGGTGCATCAACTGCTTATATGGAGTCAACATTAGCTCAAATTTACAAGGAAAAGAAAGATGGCCAGTATCGTGGTGGTCCAGCATTCTACATTGAAAAATCAACAGGTATTCGTGCACTTGGTGTAGTGTTTGCGATTGCGATGATTTTATCGGTAGCTATTTTAATGCCTGGTGTACAAGCTAATGCAATTGCTGGGGCAGTGGATAATGCTTTTGGAATTGATCCATGGATTACAGGTTTAGTAACAGTTGTATTGCTTGGGATTATTATTTTTGGTGGTATTAAACGTATTGCCAATGTAGCACAAATTTTAGTGCCATTTATGGCATTAGCTTACTTGCTTGTAGCATTTATAATTATTTTAATGAATTTTTCAGCTGTACCCGATGTATTAGGATTAATTTTCCGAAGCGCATTTAGTCAAGATGCAGTGTTTGGTGGTATGATTGGTAGCGCAATTTTCTGGGGAGTTAAACGTGCAATCTACTCTAACGAAGCTGGTCAAGGTACAGGCGCTCACCCAGCTGCGGCTGCAGAAGTGTCCCATCCTGCAAAGCAAGGTCTTGTACAAGCCGCATCAATCTATATTGATACATTATTAGTATGTTCTGCGACAGCATTAATGATTTTATTCATGGGTACATACAACGTACATGATGGTAGTCAAGATGGTCCATTAATCGAAGCAAAGATGGATGAAACAATTACGTACACAGGCTTTACACAAGCAGCGGTAAATGATGCATTCCCATCATTAAATAATTTCGGTTCAGGGTTCGTTGCGATTTCATTATTCTTATTCGCTTTCACTACGTTAATGGCATACTATTACATTGCGGAAACAAATGTTTCGTACATGCTAAAAGGTAGAACAGAAAAAATAGGTATTTTTATAATGAAGTTTGTATTATTAGCGTCTGCGTTCTATGGAACAGTTAAAACATCAGACTTGGCATGGGCGTTTGGTGATGTAGGATTAGGGTTAACGGTTTGGATTAACGTAATTATGATGCTATTCATTATGAAACCAGCACTTATTGCGTTAAAGGATTATGAGCAACAGAAAAAAGAAGGAAAAGACCCAGTATTTGATCCAATAAAGTTAGGAATTAAAAATGCAGATTTCTGGGAAACGTATAAAAAATAA
- a CDS encoding pyrimidine dimer DNA glycosylase/endonuclease V — protein MRLWHVDLIPYLPKSQLLAQWRELNSIYVKEDKHILINYIYEYPKEDLYCYTQVVLEEMIHRQINIRTKDKMANYFKDIKCTEIYIPYENHHNQQYLTICYYNLLEKFIRGQKDFPAELFERLTNFYQSKKEQPK, from the coding sequence ATGCGACTTTGGCATGTCGATTTAATTCCATATTTACCGAAAAGTCAATTACTCGCTCAGTGGAGAGAGTTAAATAGTATTTACGTCAAAGAAGACAAACATATTTTAATTAACTACATTTATGAATACCCGAAAGAAGATTTATATTGTTATACGCAGGTCGTTCTTGAGGAAATGATTCATCGTCAAATTAACATCCGTACGAAGGACAAAATGGCCAACTATTTTAAAGACATTAAATGTACCGAGATTTATATACCGTACGAAAATCATCATAATCAGCAGTATTTAACAATTTGTTATTATAATTTATTGGAAAAATTTATTCGTGGTCAAAAGGATTTTCCTGCTGAATTATTCGAAAGGCTTACGAACTTTTATCAATCGAAAAAGGAGCAGCCAAAATAA
- a CDS encoding class I SAM-dependent methyltransferase, producing the protein MKLERVIQYAQTLLKMSITEGDIAVDATAGNGHDTLFLANLVGDEGYVYAFDVQKEAVDATLHRLLDNALEHRAIVLKDGHENVSKYVTKPVAGAIFNLGYLPGSNHDLVTKPNTTIQAIESLLKLLKVGGIIVLVVYHGHEGGKEERDAIIHFVSELPQKYVHVLRYEFINQKNEPPFIIALEKVKNIPLES; encoded by the coding sequence ATGAAATTAGAACGAGTTATTCAATATGCACAAACCTTACTAAAAATGTCGATTACTGAAGGCGATATTGCAGTCGACGCAACCGCGGGAAATGGTCATGATACACTATTTTTAGCGAATCTAGTCGGAGATGAGGGGTATGTATACGCTTTTGACGTACAGAAAGAAGCAGTCGATGCAACACTCCACCGTTTACTTGACAATGCATTAGAACACCGTGCAATCGTGTTAAAAGATGGTCACGAAAATGTCTCAAAGTATGTAACCAAGCCTGTTGCAGGTGCTATTTTTAATCTCGGCTATTTGCCAGGTAGTAATCATGACCTTGTGACAAAGCCCAATACGACGATACAGGCAATCGAAAGTTTATTAAAGCTATTAAAAGTTGGAGGCATTATTGTTTTAGTAGTTTATCATGGTCATGAAGGTGGTAAAGAGGAACGCGATGCAATCATTCATTTCGTTAGTGAGTTACCGCAAAAATATGTTCATGTATTACGCTATGAATTTATCAATCAAAAAAACGAACCACCTTTTATAATCGCATTAGAAAAAGTGAAAAACATTCCATTGGAGAGCTAA
- a CDS encoding TIGR01212 family radical SAM protein (This family includes YhcC from E. coli K-12, an uncharacterized radical SAM protein.), with protein MTENKFPFPSDGKRYYTWNRYLRNEFGKKVYKVALDAGFDCPNRDGTVAFGGCTFCSAAGSGDFAGNKVDPISVQFEQIKAKMENKWKDGLTMAYFQAYTNTHAPLEVLKEKFEAALACEGVMGLSIATRPDCLPDDVVEYLAELNERTYLWVELGLQTVHEKTANLINRAHDYATYVEGVNKLRKHGIRVVTHIINGLPLEDYDMMMETAREVAKLDVQGIKIHLLHLLKGTPLVKQYEKGMLKFMEKDAYTQLVADQLEIIPPEMIVHRITGDGPIDLMIGPMWSVNKWEVLNGIDAELERRDSWQGKYYNADVTSK; from the coding sequence ATGACTGAAAATAAATTCCCTTTCCCATCAGATGGAAAGCGTTACTATACATGGAATCGATATTTACGAAATGAATTTGGTAAAAAAGTATATAAAGTAGCTTTAGATGCGGGCTTTGACTGTCCAAATCGTGACGGTACAGTTGCATTTGGTGGATGTACATTTTGTTCAGCTGCTGGTTCAGGCGACTTTGCAGGAAATAAAGTTGACCCGATTTCAGTACAATTTGAACAAATCAAGGCGAAGATGGAGAACAAATGGAAAGATGGCTTAACAATGGCGTACTTCCAAGCATATACAAATACACATGCTCCGCTTGAAGTGCTAAAAGAAAAATTTGAAGCAGCTCTTGCTTGTGAAGGTGTAATGGGCTTATCAATTGCTACTCGTCCAGACTGCTTACCAGATGATGTAGTCGAATATTTAGCAGAATTAAATGAACGCACTTATTTATGGGTAGAGCTTGGCCTACAAACTGTGCATGAAAAGACAGCAAATTTAATTAACCGCGCGCATGATTATGCAACCTATGTTGAAGGTGTCAATAAACTTCGAAAACATGGTATTCGTGTCGTTACACATATTATTAATGGTCTCCCACTAGAAGATTACGATATGATGATGGAGACTGCGCGTGAAGTGGCAAAATTAGACGTGCAAGGCATAAAGATTCATTTACTTCACTTATTAAAAGGGACTCCACTTGTCAAACAATACGAAAAGGGTATGCTAAAATTCATGGAAAAAGACGCATATACGCAACTTGTGGCGGATCAGCTCGAAATTATTCCCCCGGAAATGATTGTTCATCGTATTACAGGTGACGGTCCAATCGACTTAATGATCGGTCCTATGTGGTCAGTTAATAAGTGGGAAGTTTTAAACGGCATTGATGCAGAACTTGAGCGCCGCGACTCGTGGCAAGGGAAGTATTATAATGCGGATGTGACAAGTAAATGA
- a CDS encoding MDR family MFS transporter — protein MPKQVWFLIVGTFVNTIGNSFLWPLNSIYIHDHLGKTLTVAGFVLMLNSLAGIFGNILGGYLFDRLGGYKAILIGVLLNLGAILLLTIWHDWPQYVVFLTLLGFSGGMVYPAIYAVAGNVWPEGGRRAFNAIFLANNVGVAIGPAMAGLVADVNFEWVFYANLIAYVMFFLLVVLTYKRFDGKPTARKKLQTEAEVKRWNGPVIALSILSISLVFCWMAYSQWSATISSYTQSLGMSLSEYSLLWTINGVMIVAVQPLIKPLVTRWEQKIKHQLALGLILMSVSFFVVYLAGDFKMFAAAMIILTLGEVFFTPVIPMIANKLAPQGQQGFYQGLVNSATTIGRMLGPLFGGLMVDIYGIQVLMLILTVILLVAIIPCLLFDRNLKNNELIK, from the coding sequence GTGCCAAAACAGGTTTGGTTTTTAATTGTTGGAACGTTTGTGAACACAATCGGCAATTCATTTTTATGGCCTTTAAATAGTATTTATATACATGATCATCTAGGTAAAACATTGACGGTAGCTGGCTTTGTTTTAATGTTAAATTCTCTCGCTGGAATATTTGGAAATATATTAGGGGGATATTTGTTTGACCGACTGGGTGGTTATAAAGCAATTTTAATTGGCGTTCTTTTAAATTTAGGTGCCATTCTCTTATTAACGATTTGGCACGATTGGCCACAATATGTGGTGTTTTTAACGTTGCTAGGCTTTAGTGGTGGAATGGTTTATCCGGCTATCTATGCAGTTGCGGGCAATGTTTGGCCTGAAGGTGGGCGTAGAGCTTTCAATGCCATTTTTTTAGCGAATAATGTAGGGGTTGCTATTGGACCTGCTATGGCAGGTCTTGTTGCAGACGTGAATTTTGAATGGGTATTTTACGCCAATTTAATCGCATATGTAATGTTCTTTTTACTTGTTGTATTAACTTACAAACGCTTTGATGGGAAGCCTACTGCAAGAAAAAAATTACAAACAGAAGCAGAAGTAAAAAGGTGGAATGGTCCAGTTATTGCACTATCGATTTTAAGTATTTCATTAGTATTTTGTTGGATGGCGTATTCTCAATGGAGCGCAACCATTTCGTCTTATACCCAATCTTTAGGAATGAGCTTATCTGAATATAGTCTACTTTGGACAATAAATGGAGTGATGATCGTTGCTGTTCAACCGCTAATTAAACCCCTTGTGACGCGTTGGGAGCAAAAAATTAAACATCAGCTCGCACTAGGGTTAATATTAATGTCAGTTTCGTTTTTTGTTGTTTATTTAGCGGGCGATTTTAAAATGTTTGCAGCAGCAATGATCATTTTAACGTTGGGTGAAGTATTCTTTACGCCAGTTATTCCAATGATTGCAAACAAATTAGCACCACAAGGTCAACAAGGATTTTATCAAGGACTTGTCAATAGTGCAACGACAATTGGGCGTATGCTTGGACCTTTATTTGGTGGGTTAATGGTCGATATTTACGGTATTCAAGTATTGATGCTTATTTTAACTGTAATATTACTAGTAGCAATCATACCGTGCTTATTATTTGATCGTAACTTAAAAAATAATGAGCTTATAAAATAA